One stretch of Psilocybe cubensis strain MGC-MH-2018 chromosome 6, whole genome shotgun sequence DNA includes these proteins:
- a CDS encoding General negative regulator of transcription subunit 2 gives MNRPGQPQQRAPNLTANPALSSQFRQAYPGYGMPPRNVLQQAGSGYVPTIQPNTHRTTTQQNQVPTLSSQSSQGFNPPRGQGNYTFGPGVLGQHQPSSVLQQQQQQQPPPSQQQQQQQPPQTNGAQSTLSSLMAQTSGMGATPAASSAAEVSLDPNDFPALGSTPTNTSSINNNGTGQPTTTSYASQAGTGMLLGGTGGSGNAAGSSLTGAQTRDFTPDDFPALGGQAPSNQTRDSLQNQLSGQENLSHPPGLNGFPPSEQQQQLRQNMIGNLQQGTPGMLNLGPTQSRNIHPGFQVQSEAEKQQQRNNYSLKLSQASHAAWGSPNVNPNTQTQPSGVVAGSNGAFSQNEATHTPGTTATTNAPTAGGPPPLSSNGLGNVESHPNTSIPNPNGSSNPIPTTTASVNPTSLPTNPSRLQHPQTPAQQVLISAADRWGLLSLIAMMRNASADADHGLSSIGTDLGTMGLDMSFPGNLYSTFITPWADQSAARTVEPDFHLPACYLSVQAPPPGPTKANMFSDETLFFMFYSSPRDALQEVAAQELWNRNWRYHKGLRLWITKETGTSPSQKVQGGGGEQGSYTIWEPENWAKEPRNLTVLYSDLEEKSHPAFVNTAGLVLANNQSQAQVTQQPTQMAAQPQLPSRGPAFQMGMAGL, from the exons ATGAATCGACCAG GCCAACCTCAACAGAGAGCTCCGAATCTCACAGCAAACCCTGCGCTTTCAAGTCAGTTTCGCCAGGCGTATCCGGGATATGGCATGCCACCGCGCAACGTCCTCCAACAGGCTGGCTCGGGATACGTTCCTaccattcaacccaacaCCCATCGAACAACAACCCAGCAAAACCAGGTACCAACTCTCTCTTCGCAATCAAGCCAGGGATTCAACCCTCCGAGGGGACAGGGCAACTACACGTTCGGACCTGGAGTACTAGGCCAGCACCAGCCATCATCGGTTctacagcaacagcagcagcagcagccaccTCCatcacagcagcagcagcaacaacaaccaccGCAAACAAATGGGGCGCAGAGTACATTGTCTTCGCTAATGGCTCAAACATCTGGTATGGGCGCGACTCCGGCGGCATCGTCAGCGGCAGAAGTTAGTCTGGATCCGAACGACTTCCCGGCTCTGGGCTCTACACCTACGAATACGTCCAGTATCAACAACAACGGCACAGGCCAACCTACTACAACAAGCTATGCTAGTCAAGCAGGCACAGGGATGTTGTTGGGTGGTACAGGGGGCTCAGGCAACGCCGCTGGCAGTTCACTAACGGGAGCGCAGACGCGAGATTTTACTCCAGATGATTTTCCAGCTCTAGGAGGCCAGGCTCCCTCAAATCAAACTCGTGATTCCTTGCAAAATCAACTTTCTGGCCAGGAAAATCTGTCTCACCCACCAGGACTGAATGGATTCCCTCCGTCtgaacagcagcaacagcttCGCCAAAATATGATTGGAAACTTACAGCAAGGCACACCAGGCATGCTTAACTTGGGGCCAACACAATCGCGGAATATACACCCCGGATTCCAAGTCCAATCGGAAGCGGAGAAACAGCAACAGAGG AATAACTATTCTTTGAAGTTGAGCCAAGCATCACACGCAGCATGGGGTTCTCCAAATGTCAATCCAAACACTCAAACACAGCCATCTGGTGTTGTGGCTGGA TCTAATG GTGCTTTCTCACAAAATGAGGCTACACATACGCCCGGTACAACTGCAACCACAAATGCCCCTACTGCAGGCGGGCCCCCTCCGTTATCATCCAATGGTCTCGGTAATGTTGAATCGCATCCGAACACAAGCATACCAAACCCTAACGGAAGCTCGAATCCCATACCTACGACAACTGCCAGCGTGAATCCAACTTCATTACCAACGAACCCTTCACGACTGCAACATCCACAAACGCCAGCACAACAGGTATTAATTAGTGCAGCCGATCGCTGGGGTCTACTGTCTTTGATCGCGATGATGAGGAATGCTAGCGCTGATGCAGACCATGGCTTGAGCAGTATAGGGACAGATTTGGGAACGATGGGGCTAGATATGTCATTCCCTGG CAACCTCTATTCTACTTTCATTACACCATGGGCAGATCAATCAGCAGCGCGTACAGTGGAGCCAGACTTCCACCTTCCTGCATGCTATCTCAGTGTGCAAGCACCTCCGCCAGGGCCAACGAAGGCCAATATGTTCAGTGACGAAACCCTTTTCTTCATGTTCTATTCCAGTCCAAGGGATGCTCTCCAGGAAGTTGCAGCCCAAGAATT ATGGAACCGGAACTGGAGATACCACAAAGGACTTCGGCTATGGATAACCAAAGAAACGGGTACTTCACCTTCACAGAAAGTGCAAGGTGGTGGAGGCGAACAGGGCTCATATACAATTTGGGAACCCGAAAACTGGGCCAAAGAACCCAGGAATCTGACGGTGCTATATTCAGACCTCGAGGAAAAGTCCCATCCTGCCTTCGTCAACACTGCTGGGTTGGTTCTCGCAAATAACCAATCGCAGGCTCAAGTGACACAGCAGCCTACACAGATGGCGGCCCAGCCTCAGCTGCCTTCGAGGGGTCCTGCCTTCCAGATGGGTATGGCCGGATTGTGa
- a CDS encoding ENTH domain-containing protein (ENTH domain-containing protein C794.11c), translating into MDKLESLSSTLQNITLYDIKSMYNQAKNVVLNISEMEAKVREATNDDPWGASSTLMQEIAQGQYFNEIMPSIYSRFMEKEARQWRQIYKALQLLEYLIKHGSERVVDDARSHISTLKMLRNFHYIDDKGKDEGINVRNRSRELVELLSDVEKIRAERRKAKANKNKYVGVGNDGMSFESSGGGRYGGFGSDSLGGGGGSSTYGNYSNDYRAGGSSSRADMGGSSSYGGSSRRNFEEYNAGDDEVSHTPSPVRTSSVRTPVRKNTAPPPPPPPAPVADLLGGLDDDTFGAPVPAPAPLAMNKALPAVSNPSVGLDDDDFNDFQAAPIQAAPIQAASTPIAPAATKKPTLMDMLNSTSPPIQQQQQPVNTGFAQPSTGFGMGMGMNMGINPGMGMGMAGGAPAGMGGMNMGMGGHRQTPSYSQPGQFSAPMAPTPMAPMKSTPSGFSPGSSMSPKPAGGAAAPAKSANFDDLWSLSLGSTTTSKPAAGTGKSIKDLEKEKAMAGLWGGQQQSGQAKPVGSAPLPAFGGFGTAAPPSSAGNDDLLL; encoded by the exons ATGGACAAACTCGAATCCCTGTCGTCTACTCTCCAAAATATCACGCTCTATGATATTAAGAGCATGTACAACCAG GCGAAGAACGTCGTCCTCAACATCAGTGAGATGGAGGCAAAAGTTAGAGAAGCAACTAACGATGATCCTTG GGGTGCAAGCTCGACCCTGATGCAAGAGATCGCTCAAGG CCAATACTTCAACGAGATCATGCCCAGCATCTACTCACGATTCATGGAGAAAGAAGCCCGACAATGGCGTCAAATTTACAAG GCTCTCCAACTTCTTGAATACTTGATCAAACATGGCTCGGAACGGGTTGTCGATGATGCACGATCCCACATATCGACACTCAAAATGCTTAGAAACTTCCATTATATCGATGACAAAGGGAAAGACGAGGGTATCAACG TCCGCAACCGTTCTCGTGAATTGGTCGAATTACTGTCAGATGTAGAAAAAATTAGGGCGGAGCGCCGCAAGGCAAAGGCCAACAAAAACAAGTATGTTGGCGTTGGCAATGATGGCATGAGCTTCGAGTCTAGTGGAGGTGGACGTTACGGCGGTTTCGGCAGTGACAGCTTGGGCGGCGGAGGTGGAAGTTCAACGTATGGCAACTATAGCAATG ATTATCGTGCTGGGGGCAGCAGCAGTCGTGCGGATATGGGAGGTAGTTCCTCCTACGGTGGTAGCTCACGTCGCAACTTTGAGGAATACAATGctggagatgatgaagtgTCACATACACCCAGCCCTGTACGAACAAGCTCTGTTCGTACACCCGTTAGGAAAAATACAGCaccccctccacctccaccacctgctCCAGTTGCAGATTTACTAGGCGggctcgacgacgacacatTTGGAGCACCAGTACCCGCGCCCGCGCCCTTGGCGATGAACAAAGCTCTCCCGGCCGTTTCAAATCCCAGTGTTGGCCTTGATG ATGACGATTTCAATGACTTCCAAGCCGCGCCTATACAAGCTGCACCTATACAAGCTGCCAGTACCCCAATTGCCCCTGCCGCAACTAAAAAACCTACTCTTATGGATATGCTCAACTCGACCTCGCCACCCatacagcagcaacagcaacctgTCAATACCGGTTTTGCACAACCGTCTACTGGGTTCGgaatgggtatgggtatgaaCATGGGCATAAATCCGGGTATGGGCATGGGTATGGCTGGAGGCGCACCTGCAGGGATGGGCGGAAtgaacatgggcatgggaGGACACCGCCAAACACCATCATACTCCCAGCCGGGGCAATTCTCGGCCCCAATGGCACCCACACCTATGGCGCCTATGAAATCTACGCCATCTGGATTCTCCCCTGGTTCGTCGATGTCACCTAAGCCAGCTGGGGGTGCCGCCGCCCCCGCTAAAAGCGCGAATTTCGATGATTTGTGGTCGCTTTCTCTGGGAAGTACTACGACATCCAAGCCTGCTGCTGGAACCGGTAAGTCCATCAAGGATTtagaaaaggagaaagcgaTGGCGGGACTTTGGGGAGGACAACAACAATCTGGACAGGCGAAGCCGGTTGGTTCTGCTCCCTTGCCTGCGTTCGGTGGGTTTGGCACTGCTGCACCACCATCGTCGGCCGGCAACGATGATCTTCTCCTGTGA
- a CDS encoding Beta-hexosaminidase 2, translating into MHTLAVLALFLSLSPAFALWPLPRQISKGTTALKLSPGFNIKLSGIRNAPKDLTDAVARSSNYLRNDKLQALVVDRGASSAQRVASAKSLKTLTLSLTSSAKTVKSISEDAVLPLESRVEGYTLIIPADGSEATLTANSTLGLFRGLTTFEQVWYEWNGNSYTLEAPFNIEDSPAYPYRGFMLDTARNYFPVSDIKRTLDAMSWVKINTLHWHIVDSQSFPLQVPGFLELSEKGAYNAQSVYTASDVKGIVDYAAARGIDVIAEIDTPGHTSAIAKSFPEHIACPEASPWTQFANAGQLRLANPDTVNFTASLLTSAASLFRSSYFGTGGDEINTNCYTQDNQTQAELAAQGKTLDQALDEFTQVSHKALKAVGKTAMVWEEMLLVHPVNLANDTLVMVWISPANVASVVQKGYKVIHAANDYFYLDCGHGGWVGQNVLGNSWCDPFKTWQKAYSFDPLANLTSDQYHLVQGGQHLLWTEQSSPANLDSIVWPRAATSAEVFWSGPGGDVGAALPRLHDIAYRFNQRGVQAIALQPEWCALRPGACDLNA; encoded by the exons ATGCATACTCTTGCGGTACTTGCACTCTTCTTGAGTCTTTCTCCAGCGTTCGCGCTGTGGCCCCTCCCTCGTCAAATATCCAAGGGCACCACCGCTCTCAAACTTTCACCAGGGTTCAATATCAAGCTTTCTGGCATCAGAAACGCGCCAAAAGACCTCACCGACGCTGTTGCGCGTTCGTCGAACTACCTCCGCAACGACAAGCTCCAGGCACTGGTAGTTGACCGCGGCGCCTCCTCTGCCCAACGCGTCGCTTCGGCAAAGTCGCTGAAGACATTGACCTTGTCGCTCACCTCTTCAGCCAAGACTGTCAAGAGCATCTCGGAAGACGCTGTTCTCCCTTTGGAGTCGCGAGTCGAAGGATACACCCTCATTATACCCGCCGATGGCTCAGAGGCGACTTTGACAGCTAATTCCACTCTGGGTCTGTTCAGAGGTCTGACCACCTTCGAACAAGTGTGGTATGAGTGGAATGGCAACAGTTATACACTGGAAGCCCCTTTCAATATCGAGGACTCTCCTGCATAC CCTTACCGCGGATTTATGTTGGACACTGCGAGGAATTA TTTCCCCGTATCGGATATCAAACGCACTCTGGACGCGATGAGCTGGGTGAAG ATTAACACTCTTCACTGGCATATCGTAGACTCCCAATCCTTCCCTCTTCAGGTCCCTGGTTTCCTCGAGTTGTCTGAAAAAGGTGCCTACAATGCCCAATCTGTATACACCGCTTCAGACGTGAAGGGCATTGTCGATTATGCTGCAGCA CGTGGCATTGACGTTATCGCGGAGATTGACACACCAGGCCATACATCTGCCATCGCGAAGTCATTCCCAGAACATATTGCTTGTCCCGAAGCTTCTCCTTGGACTCAGTTCGCTAACG CTGGTCAACTGCGCCTTGCCAATCCTGATACCGTCAACTTTACAGCGTCGCTCCTCACTTCTGCCGCGTCTCTTTTCCGTTCCAGCTACTTTGGAACTGGAGGGGATGAAATAAATACAAATTGTTATACTCAGGACAACCAGACCCAAGCAGAGCTTG CTGCCCAAGGCAAAACTCTAGATCAAGCCTTAGATGAGTTTACTCAAGTCAGTCATAAAGCTCTCAAAGCAGTAGGAAAGACGGCAATGGTCTGGGAAGAAATGCTTCTAGTCCATCCAGTCAACCTCGCGAACGACACACTTGTTAT GGTTTGGATATCACCCGCGAACGTTGCGTCCGTCGTTCAAAAAGGATATAAGGTCATTCACGCAGCCAACGATTACTTCTACCTGGACTGCGGTCACGGAGGCTGGGTCGGCCAGAACGTCCTCGGAAATAGTTGGTGTGATCCTTTCAAGACATGGCAGAAG GCATACTCTTTCGACCCGCTGGCTAACTTGACCAGCGATCAATACCACCTTGTACAAGGAG GCCAACACTTATTGTGGACCGAACAGTCAAGCCCAGCAAATTTGGACAGCATTGTCTGGCCCCGCGCCGCTACATCTGCTGAG GTCTTTTGGTCAGGACCAGGGGGTGACGTTGGCGCCGCCCTTCCCCGACTGCATGACATTGCGTATCGCTTCAACCAGAGAGGCGTGCAAGCAATAGCTTTGCAACCAGAATGGTGCGCGTTGCGTCCTGGTGCATGCGATTTGAATGCTTGA
- a CDS encoding hypothetical protein (Uncharacterized protein slp1): MLSVLPVSLLLLLFASPVFSVQPTSSYDSFRALSLQKPQQPDNPICCLKPLTPLEPVDDGILLSFEEWKMKQLATQSAGFTTGTFDKDANIGSPQVGDGVPANDVGSTGSESTVPPVDTPAPSGFNSPDQVPSGPHFRVPLTDRFNYASLDCSARVHTAHRSAKSPSAILSSKRDRYMLSPCDKSKENQFVVVELCDDIRIDTVQLANFEFFSGVFKDFTVSVAKNYDPDGWTPVATYRAKNVRGVQSFHPPRSLRDFYRFIRIDFLSNYGNEFYCPVSLLRVYGLTHLEEWKWDVWELESKSKQEELKRKRQRVIEPIAIPEPIVVPHTAESSINTSNRVASTAEDIEKITTPPVNADAERTADTPPPTQSQIQNTSNILSSQHSYRDSTSPTGNDYHKSIPSQKANDDLFTQTAETPVPSPISSSIPSASDANRQTQHIPPSMPESSSTGTSLSSPPSQANNNVQYTVASSSSDSSSGTPIIITSGTPSSAIIPSPPMSSHLAVKGGENIYRTIMNRLAEVELNQTLYVRYIEQQNLAVREAIKRLGEDVGRLEGISRAQSLTYQRTLAEWEKQRYQLEMEYGDLVSRIEYLSQEIILEKRLGVAQLCLLLAVLIFLGLTRGSRAEAIIDHGSHRLNQSVREWGKRHFKLSGDWAGRFKGKDAVNTEKQSSSSRSRSRSRSRSTTSRSQTPMPSSRPKPVSVKSYPPHLPLHLQDDNDTMITFPSTSRQYRHKEPLETIHLNTAPAFSENQNRPRKTSNPRSRAPSLRSTPASRRNYVVHAKVTTPTVASFRPQMLQRSSSHGVAMAQTGSWGSMSVPKSAKKWARTAHLHEVKTPRVLFPPTTSALAARRSKKMGDDISPTRHNRDQERTPRDAGSDRENEGFFSFATKQAVNGKQPVAGSMPPPDSSLLFAKAEDDGDPWVDSDTTSIDGTEGFGV, translated from the exons TATGACTCCTTCAGGGCGTTGTCATTGCAGAAGCCACAACAGCCAGACAATCCCATATGTTGCTTGAAACCATTGACGCCGTTGGAGCCTGTCGATGATGGCATTTTGCTCTCGTTTGAAGAGTGGAAAATGAAACAATTGGCAACCCAGAGTGCCGGATTCACCACAGGAACGTTCGATAAGGACGCGAATATAGGTTCTCCACAAGTGGGAGATGGGGTTCCTGCCAATGATGTGGGTAGTACTGGCAGTGAGTCTACTGTCCCACCCGTCGACACTCCAGCACCTTCCGGCTTCAACAGTCCGGATCAAGTGCCTTCGGGCCCTCACTTCAGAGTTCCTTTGACGGATAGATTCAATTATGCAAGTTTGGACTGTTCCGCGCGCGTACACACGGCCCATCGCTCAGCAAAATCTCCGTCAGCTATACTTTCGTCAAAGCGAGACCGATACATGCTTAGCCCCTGTGACAAGTCCAAGGAAAACCAATTCGTTGTGGTTGAACTCTGTGACGACATTCGCATTGATACAGTCCAACTTGccaacttcgaattcttcAGTGGGGTGTTCAAGGATTTCACTGTTAGTGTGGCCAAAAACTATGACCCAGATGGCTGGACACCTGTTGCGACATACAGAGCTAAGAATGTCAGAGGTGTGCAGTCGTTCCATCCTCCTCGGTCATTGAGGGATTTCTATCGTTTCATACGCATTGACTTCCTGTCTAACTACGGAAACGAGTTTTATTGCCCCGTTTCCCTTCTCCGCGTATACGGGCTCACTCATCTCGAGGAATGGAAGTGGGATGTTTGGGAATTGGAGAGTAAATCGAAGCAGGAAGAACTAAAACGAAAGAGACAGCGTGTCATCGAACCGATTGCCATTCCAGAACCAATCGTCGTGCCTCACACCGCCGAATCAAGTATAAACACCAGCAATCGCGTTGCCTCAACAGCTGAGGATATCGAAAAAATCACGACGCCTCCGGTCAACGCTGATGCGGAACGCACTGCAGACACCCCTCCTCCAACCCAATCGCAAATTCAGAATACTTCCAATATTTTATCAAGCCAGCACTCTTATCGCGATTCAACATCCCCCACAGGAAACGATTATCATAAATCCATACCATCTCAAAAGGCAAATGACGACCTATTTACGCAAACGGCAGAAACACCTGTACCATCACCCATATCCTCTTCTATACCATCTGCGTCTGATGCCAATCGTCAAACGCAACATATACCACCTTCCATGCCTGAATCTTCATCTACCGGAACATCGCTATCGTCACCTCCATCGCAAGCTAATAACAATGTACAATATACTGTAGCATCCTCATCATCTGACTCTTCTTCTGGAACACCGATTATCATCACCTCTGGTACCCCATCCAGTGCGATCATCCCTTCCCCTCCTATGTCATCTCACCTGGCCGTCAAAGGTGGTGAAAATATCTATCGTACAATCATGAATAGGTTGGCGGAAGTTGAACTCAATCAAACTCTTTACGTGCGGTATATTGAGCAGCAGAATCTTGCCGTTAGGGAAGCCATCAAACGGTTGGGAGAGGATGTAGGCCGATTAGAAGGAATA AGTCGAGCCCAATCCCTGACATACCAACGAACACTCGCTGAATGGGAAAAGCAGAGATATCAACTGGAAATGGAGTACGGAGATCTAGTATCTAGAATTGAATATTTATCGCAAGAG ATCATTTTGGAAAAAAGACTAGGCGTCGCACAACTGTGTCTGCTTCTAGCAGTCCTTATATTCCTAGGGCTTACTCGAGGTTCGAGAGCGGAAGCGATCATTGATCACGGGTCGCACAGACTGAACCAATCTGTGAGAGAATGGGGGAAACGCCATTTCAAGCTCAGCGGTGATTGGGCAGGACGGTTCAAAGGAAAGGATGCTGTTAATACAGAGAAACAAAGCAGCtcaagtcgaagtcgaagtcgaagtcgaagtcgaagtacAACCAGTCGAAGTCAAACACCAATGCCGAGTTCAAGGCCCAAACCTGTGTCGGTCAAATCATACCCGCCCCACTTGCCTTTACATCTGCAAG ACGACAACGATACCATGATTACATTCCCGTCAACATCGCGCCAATACAGACACAAAGAGCCTCTTGAAACGATACATCTTAACACTGCTCCTGCATTTTCAGAGAATCAAAATCGACCTCGTAAAACTTCGAACCCCCGATCTCGTGCCCCCTCATTGCGGTCGACGCCTGCTAGTCGTCGGAATTACGTGGTCCATGCAAAGGTTACAACACCAACAGTAGCCAGCTTCCGCCCACAAATGTTGCAACGTTCCAGTTCGCATGGAGTAGCCATGGCACAAACGGGGTCTTGGGGCTCAATGAGTGTACCCAAAAGCGCCAAAAAGTGGGCAAGAACAGCACATTTGCATGAGGTGAAGACTCCTCGAGTTCTATTTCCCCCCACCACCTCAGCTTTGGCTGCGCGGCGGTCGAAAAAAATGGGAGATGATATCAGTCCGACGCGACATAACCGAGATCAAGAACGAACTCCGAGAGACGCAGGGTCGGATAGGGAGAATGAAGGTTTCTTTTCGTTTGCGACCAAGCAGGCGGttaatggaaagcagccAGTTGCTGGCTCGATGCCCCCGCCTGATAGTAGTCTTCTGTTCGCTAAGGCAGAGGATGATGGAGATCCATGGGTGGATAGTGATACTACTAGCATCGATGGGACAGAAGGGTTTGGTGTATAG
- a CDS encoding DNA-directed RNA polymerase III subunit RPC9, with translation MEVLNPRSALLSNHEVLTLLRELESDHLVRTKAALRVKKEEEAAAANGGTLPVNMGGNPHLEASENLRTIEVEAIKYLSADYLPTESQTEEGITTLVKKLAPYSLTKAEKLQIVNLAPTLPVELYVIVEELEDRLGDQIDEILGHVKASIPSIDKTDPAAVTTNGIKDHAADAASSENIVMITENDDTWDDDADAVYDEEVYDDTGAGAGVEGDLEMDED, from the exons ATGGAG GTTCTCAACCCCCGCTCTGCACTTCTATCTAATCATGAAGTACTGACGCTCCTGCGTGAACTTGAATCCGACCATCTTGTACGCACCAAGGCCGCCCTGCGAGtgaaaaaagaggaagaagctgctgctgcgaatGGCGGAACGCTGCCGGTGAATATGGGTGGAAACCCACACTTAGAGGCGAGTGAAAATTTGCGGACCATCGAGGTTGAG GCTATTAAATATCTCTCGGCGGACTATCTCCCAACGGAATCTCAGACTGAGGAAGGAATCACAACGCTCGTGAAAAAGCTTGCGCCATATTCCCTGACCAAAGCAGAGAAGCTGCAGATCGTGAACCTCGCCCCAACTCTTCCTGTAGAACTTTATGTT ATTGTCGAAGAGCTCGAAGACAGACTAGGCGACCAGATAGACGAAATTCTAGGACATGTCAAGGCGTCTATCCCATCCATAGACAAAACCGACCCGGCTGCTGTCACCACAAATGGAATAAAAGACCATGCAGCGGATGCGGCTTCTTCTGAGAACATTGTTATGATCACTGAAAATGACGATACCTGGGACGATGATGCCGACGCCGTGTATGACGAAGAAGTTTATGACGACACGggagcaggcgcaggcgttGAAGGCGATCTCGAAATGGACGAAGATTAA
- a CDS encoding Geranylgeranyl transferase type-1 subunit beta has translation MSSSERQITIGWLLRNQDESGGFCGRTGKDADACYCFWCGAALKILGAGDLVDSDKLAAFLARCQFKYGGISKAPGENPDPYHTYLSLAALSMYPPSVERAGDNIKSWEFQPLDPLLNAREQTALWIREHVPAKLV, from the exons ATGTCTTCCTCTGAACGCCAGATCACCATCGGTTGGCTCCTGCGAAATCAGGATGAGTCTGGTGGTTTCTGCGGTCGGACCGGGAAGGATGCAGATGCATGCTATTGCTTCTGGTGTGGTGCCGCTCTGAAG ATACTTGGAGCGGGGGACCTGGTCGATTCCGACAAGCTCGCTGCGTTCCTTGCGCGGTGCCAATTCAAGTATGGTGGCATATCCAAGGCACCTGGCGAAAATCCTG ACCCGTATCACACTTACCTTTCGTTGGCGGCCTTATCCATGTATCCTCCATCGGTAGAAAGAGCCGGTGACAATATAAAATCCTGGGAATTTCAACCTTTAGACCCCTTGCTTAATGCGAGGGAACAGACCGCATTATGGATCCGAGAACATGTACCAGCGAAACTCGTGTAA